Within Sulfolobales archaeon, the genomic segment CAGACCCCTCCTTAACCTCTATCCTCCTGGCATAGGATATACATGGATATCCAAGCTCCTCAGCAACCCTGCATGGAACCTGTGACGAGTATCCATCGATGCTTGCCTCCCCAGCTAGGATCAGGCTATAGTCGCCAGCCCTTCTAATCATCCTAGCAAGGATCTTAGCTGTGTATAGCTGGCTATACACATTAAACCCAGGATCTGCTAGTAGATATGCCTCATCAACACCCATAGCAAGGATCTCCCTCAAAAGATTCTGAGCCTCTGAAACCCTCTTACCACTAGCACCCCATGTAAGGAGGGAGAAGGAGCTCACCTTCTGGGCTATGCCCTGCTGCTTCATCTTAACAGCCTCCTCAACAGCATTTCTATCTATATCACTAACCCTGAGGGGGATCTCATCGAACAAAACCCTATTACTTGGATCAAGCCTTATATACGAGGTATCAACAGCCAGCTTCACCAGAACAGCTATGTTCAAAACCTCTCCCCAGATAATATCCACTCAATAGTATTAAGCATCAATAGCTTTTGAAGCGGATATCCAGCATAGATTTTAACCATATAGAATCCGATAACCAGGTGAGGGATTGCAATTTCTCAGCCTAGGAGCTAGGCCCTCTAGCTCTATCCCTAATCCTACTAGCTATATAGCCGGCCAAGGGTATTGCAACCCCTATAGCTGTATAGCCTATAAATATGATATAGGGTGGTGCGCCCCTCGTTAAGTATAATATAGATATAGATATTAGGCCTAGAATAGCTGTGAGTATAGCCCTATCTATGATATGCCATCTCAGCTGTAGATCCTGGCTTCTATATATATAGGCATGTATCGATAACCCTAGGGATATGCCTGCTATTTTCAATAGAGTCGCATCTTTATATATATAATAGCTTATAATAGCTAGGAGAAAAGCTAGGGGGGAGGCTAAATATATATATTTATATTTAGAGGTGGATATCCTAGGAATTAGAGAAGCGATCGCCCCCACAGCAGAGCCTATAGCAATCCCACCCAAGACATCCCTTGGATAGTGGGCGTTGAGGGCTAGCCTTGATAGAGATATAGATGTGATCATCACAGCAGCTAGAATAACTATAGATACGCTCCTCATTATAAGGGCTAGGGATACCCAGAAGGCTGAGCTAACCTGGGCATGACCGCTAGGGAATCCATAGCCCTCCT encodes:
- a CDS encoding electron transfer flavoprotein subunit beta/FixA family protein; this translates as MNIAVLVKLAVDTSYIRLDPSNRVLFDEIPLRVSDIDRNAVEEAVKMKQQGIAQKVSSFSLLTWGASGKRVSEAQNLLREILAMGVDEAYLLADPGFNVYSQLYTAKILARMIRRAGDYSLILAGEASIDGYSSQVPCRVAEELGYPCISYARRIEVKEGSVVVERELEEYSEVVRAKLPAVITVTREINVPRLPTLLQIRAAMRKPIHMVALAELGLGEM
- a CDS encoding phosphatase PAP2 family protein; the encoded protein is MVIAISITIAIAVAIAVVSTPPISIGIWYGITSLGDETIYVGLSIIIYYMVSPWVGFATAIAVLLGGVLVIDLKEIFMLPRPPNPVFPEEGYGFPSGHAQVSSAFWVSLALIMRSVSIVILAAVMITSISLSRLALNAHYPRDVLGGIAIGSAVGAIASLIPRISTSKYKYIYLASPLAFLLAIISYYIYKDATLLKIAGISLGLSIHAYIYRSQDLQLRWHIIDRAILTAILGLISISILYLTRGAPPYIIFIGYTAIGVAIPLAGYIASRIRDRARGPSS